The genomic DNA CCACGCCCATGACCCCGAGGAAGGGGGCGAGCCTGCGCACGAACCCGCGGGACTCGGTGGCCTTGCCGGCATCGGCGTCCAGCTCCCAGAGCAGCCACGATGGCGACCCGACGGCGAGGCCGAGCCGCTGGGTGACCGGCGATTCCTTGGCGCCGGCCACCGTCCAGCCCCAGGTGCCGGGGTGCAGCCCGACGACGTGCACAGCAAGCATGTCGCCGCGTCGTGTGCCGCGTACTGCGATCGGCCCGGTGAGGCAGTGTCCTCGGCGATTCGGGAACATCTGCGGCCGCGCCTGCCCGGGCGCGGTCTGACGTTCCAGGTGGCCAGCCGCGTCGAGCGACCCGACCACGACGGTGTCACCCGGGTCGACGGTGATCGCGGGCGGGTGATCCGCGCAGAACACGTCGACCGTCGTCCGCGGGGTCGGGTCGAGTACGTGGCTGGTCATGGGCACCTCTCGTCGAGGACGTCGGAATCGGATA from Mycobacteriales bacterium includes the following:
- a CDS encoding acetamidase/formamidase family protein, whose product is MTSHVLDPTPRTTVDVFCADHPPAITVDPGDTVVVGSLDAAGHLERQTAPGQARPQMFPNRRGHCLTGPIAVRGTRRGDMLAVHVVGLHPGTWGWTVAGAKESPVTQRLGLAVGSPSWLLWELDADAGKATESRGFVRRLAPFLGVMGVAPAEPGEHSTIPPRGSTGGNIDCRELVAGSTLYLPVDVPEALLYLGDGHAAQGDGEVGGSAIECPMTSEVVIDVAPDRPLSS